The sequence below is a genomic window from Candidatus Eremiobacterota bacterium.
CGTGACGATCGTCGGCGTCGACGACCGCGCGCTCACGAAGATTCGCGGCAAGCGCGGACTCGACGACGGGCAGAGCGTGAAGGCCGAGGAGCTCGTCGCCGACGTAACCGCCGACGACTTCGACGCGCTGCTGATCCCGGGCGGCCAGTCGCCGGACCACATCCGCACCAACAAAGACGTGCAGCGGTTCGTCAAAGAGTTCGATCAGGCGAAGAAGCCGATGTTCGTGATCTGCCACGGACCGCAGGTGCTGATCTCCGCGAACGTCGTGCGCGGCCGCACGCTGACCGGCTACGCCTCGTTCGCCGCCGACATCCGCAACGCGGGCGGTTTGTATCGCGACCAGCCCGTCGTCCAGGACGGCAACTGGGTAACCTCGCGCAACCCCGGCGACCTGGTCCTCTTCAACCGCGCGATCATCGAAAAGCTCGCCGCGCAGAGCGCACCGGTCTAAGATTTCATCGCACCC
It includes:
- a CDS encoding type 1 glutamine amidotransferase, encoding MEIEGKRIAALVGDGFEESELIEPRRALEEAGAIVTIVGVDDRALTKIRGKRGLDDGQSVKAEELVADVTADDFDALLIPGGQSPDHIRTNKDVQRFVKEFDQAKKPMFVICHGPQVLISANVVRGRTLTGYASFAADIRNAGGLYRDQPVVQDGNWVTSRNPGDLVLFNRAIIEKLAAQSAPV